The Erythrobacter sp. JK5 genome includes a region encoding these proteins:
- the def gene encoding peptide deformylase has protein sequence MAIREILEVPDPRLKTVSSPVEPHEFDDDLRTLVSDMFETMYDAPGIGLAAIQVGVPKRVLVIDLQERDMDADPIEDEDGNERQPVINDPRVFINPVILNPADELNTYEEGCLSVPEIFADVDRPATCTVKYQDLDGKEHTEDLEGLLSTCLQHEMDHLEGILFIDHLSRLKRQMALKKLKKIRQAA, from the coding sequence AAGACCGTATCGTCCCCCGTCGAACCGCACGAGTTCGACGATGACCTGCGCACGCTCGTCTCCGACATGTTCGAAACCATGTACGACGCGCCCGGCATCGGGCTGGCGGCAATCCAGGTCGGCGTGCCCAAGCGGGTGCTGGTGATCGACCTGCAGGAACGCGACATGGACGCCGACCCGATCGAGGACGAGGATGGCAACGAACGCCAACCGGTCATCAACGATCCGCGCGTGTTCATCAATCCGGTGATTCTCAATCCGGCGGACGAGCTCAACACCTACGAGGAAGGCTGCCTGTCGGTCCCCGAAATCTTCGCCGATGTCGATCGCCCGGCGACCTGCACGGTCAAATATCAGGACCTCGACGGAAAGGAGCACACCGAAGATCTCGAAGGCCTGCTCTCGACCTGCCTGCAGCACGAGATGGACCACCTCGAAGGGATCCTGTTCATCGATCACCTGTCGCGGCTGAAGCGCCAGATGGCGCTCAAGAAGCTGAAGAAGATCAGGCAGGCGGCGTAG